In Caloramator sp. E03, the sequence ATAGGACATCCAGTAAAACCAATTGAGCACTGTAGTGAAGAAAAGCTTCAGGCAATTAAGAAGGTTTTAGATGATTTAGGCTTAACTAATATCTAGTATGAAAGAGCGGTGTATCTAAATGAGTACAATCAGGGAAGATGCCTTTAGAATTATAGATGAGTCTATTAAAGCTGTACTGCCAGAAGAAGCAGTTATTAAAGCACTTGAAAATAAAGTGTTTGAAGGCAATGTGGTTGTAATTGCTATTGGGAAGGCTGCTTGGAATATGGCAAAAGCTACTAAGGATACATTAAAAGATAAAGTTACAAAGGGCATTGTTATTACAAAATATAATCATTCTAAAGGCCCAATTGAAGGCTTTGAAATAATTGAAGCAGGCCATCCAATCCCGGATAAAAATTCAGTATTAGGGGCTTCAAGGGCTATAGAGCTTGTTTCAAATTTAACTGAAAAAGATAATGTAATATTTTTAATTTCCGGTGGGGGATCGGCACTATTTGAAAAACCAGCAGATGGAGTGGAGCTTGAGGATATAATTGATATTACAGATCAGCTTTTATCCTGTGGGGCTGATATTGTTGAAATAAATACTATAAGAAAGCATCTTTCAGCAGTTAAAGGCGGAAGGTTTGCTCTTCTGTGTAATAAAGCAAAAATTTATGCAATAGTGTTATCAGATGTAATTGGTAACAGATTGGATTCAATTGCTTCAGGTCCTGCTTATCCTGATAGTTCAACATCACAAGAAGCTATAAGCATTATAGAAAAATATGGTTTGAAAGTTAGTGAGCATTTAATAGATGTTTTAAAGTTAGAAACCCCAAAGAAAATAGATAACTGCGAAACGGTTGTTACTGGAAGCGTTGATGCTTTATGTGAAGCAGCTTCAAAAGTAGCAGAAAAATTAGGATATAAGGTTGTGTTTTTAACATCTACATTAGAATGTGAAGCAAAAGAGGCAGGAAGGTTCATTTCAGCAATTGCAAGGGAAATTAAAAAAGGGACTTCAAGTATAAAGCCTCCTTGTGCAATAATCGCTGGCGGAGAAACTGTTGTACGTATTACAGGGAATGGGAAAGGTGGAAGGAATCAGGAATTAGCATTATCAGCAGCTTTAGGTATTGAAGGTCTTGAAAATGTTGTTATATTTTCAGTAGGTTCTGATGGAACTGATGGGCCAACTGATGCAGCAGGTGGTATTGTTGATGGACAGACAGCAAATAGAATAAGGAAAACAAAAATAGAACCTGTTGTTTATCTTGATAATAATGATTCTTATAATGCACTAAAATCAAGCGGGGATTTAATTATTACAGGTTCAACAGGTACAAATGTAAATGACTTAATAGTTTTATTAATAAAATAATTTATCATTAGAAAGGGGTCATGAAAATGAAAATAGGTTTTATAGGACTTGGAATTATGGGAAAGCCAATGGCAAAAAATTTGATTAAAGCAGGTTATGAATTAGTTGTATTAGATTTAAATAAGGCTGCTGTTGATGAATTAACAGCTCTTGGAGCTCAAGCTGGAAAATCTAATGTAGATATTGCAAATCAATGTGATGTCATCATAACAATGCTTCCAAATTCTCCTCATGTTAAGGCAGTAGTTTTTGGTGAAGGCGGTATAATTGAAGGAGTTAAGCCAGGAAAAATTCTTATAGACATGAGTTCAATAGCACCTTTGGCAAGCCGTGAAATATATGAAGCATTAGCACAAAAAGGAGTTGAAATGCTTGATGCACCTGTAAGTGGTGGTGAACCAAAGGCGATAGATGGAACATTGTCAGTTATGGTAGGTGGTAAGAAAGAAATTTTCGATAAATGTTATGATATAATGAAGGCAATGGCAAGTTCAGTAGTATACATTGGTGAAATTGGAGCAGGTAATATTGCAAAGCTTTGTAACCAGATTGTAGTTGCTATAAATATAGCTGCTGTTTCAGAGGCACTAATTCTTGCAAAGAAGGCAGGAGTTTCACCTGATTTAGTATATCAGGCAATAAGAGGTGGCCTTGCAGGAAGTACAGTAATGGATGCAAAAGCTCCAATGATGATGGACAGGAATTTCAAACCAGGATTTAGAATAGATCTTCATATTAAAGATTTGAATAACGTTCTTGAAACATCTCATAGCGTAGGTGCTCCTCTTCCATTAACTGCTCAGCTTATGGAGATTATGCAGGCAATAAAATTAGATGGCTGTGGAGTAGAGGATCATGCAAGTATTGTAAAATTCTATGAAAAACTAGCAAATGCTGAGGTTACAAGATAATTTAAATAAAGTATAGTAATTAACACAAGATCCTTAAAATAGGTATCTTGTGTTAATTGTTAATTTAAGGAAGTGAATATGAATGAGATATTTAAGACAATTCGTAATAATTTTATTTATAGCATTCATTGGAGAAATATTGAATAAAATATTTAATATTCCTATTCCAGGTAACATATTAGGTATGGTTTTATTACTATTTGCTCTTATCTTTGGAGTCATTAAGCTGGATTATGTTGATGAGGTTAGTAAATTCTTATTAGAAAATTAAAGATATTTAGAATTAAAGATCCTGTAGCTGCAGGTATTGCTATTGGAACTTCATCTCATGTACTTGGTACCTCAAAGGCAATAGAGATTGGAGAGGTTGAGGGGGCAATGAGCGGTCTAGCAATTGGAATTTTAGGACTTACAACAGTTTTACTAGCACCAGTTATAATTAAAATTCTTCAATATTTTTAGTAATATGAATTATTGCATATTTTATTTATAATTTTTTAAAAAGGGATTAAAGAACATGGGAATGATAAGCAAAAGCGATTTGATAAGAAATAAAAATTAGCAGATGTTGGTCAATTTACCATAAGGAATAAAAGTACCTGTAATAGAATAAGGTACCTTATATATTGGTGAAAAGTTTCAAGAAAAAGATAAAGAAGTAAAAGCTTTAAAGCTTGGAATCGATTTAATTAAAGGATATAATAGCTATACCAAAGGCTGCTAATGAGCAGCATGTAATAGAAAATGCAAAAGCAGCCTTTATAACATTATCTAAAGATGAATTAGATGCACTTGATTCTGTTTTTCCAGCTCCAAGAAAAAAAGTAAGCTTAGATATTTTATAATAATATCTAAGCTTACTTTAATAATTTATGCTTTTAATATTGACTTTCTATGATCAATTTTAAATTTATTAGGAGTTACTCCTTCAAACTTTGAAAATACTTTGCTAAAATATCCAGGATCAATATAACCAACTTCAAAGGATATTTCACTTATACTTTTATCAGTTAACTCTAATAGTTCCTTTGCTTTTTTTATTCTTAATTTTGATAGATATTCAATGAAAGTCATACCTACATTGGCTTTAAAGTATCTGCTAAAATATTGGGGGTTTAAGTGTACAAATGATGCAACAGATTCAAGGTTTATGTTTTTAGAATAATTTTTATGTATATAATCAATTGCTTCCTGTATAAGAGATTTATTCATTGCATTTATTTCAAGGGAGGAAATATTTTCATTAAATTGAATGGATGTAATAGCTTTGTTAATAGCCTCAACAATTTCTGATGGTTTTGCAGGCTTTAAAAGAAAATCTATAACATTTAGCTTAATAGCAGCTTGGGCAAACTGAAATTCATCATAGGCTGTTAGTATTATTGTTTTAACGTTGTGATTAAATTTTAGTATTGTCTTTTGTGCTTCAATTCCATTTTTTTCAGGCATTCTAATGTCCATTATAATTATGTCAGGCTTTATTCTCCTTGCTATTTCAACTGCCTCAATCCCATTTTGAGCCTCTTCGATTATATCAATGTTATCAAAATACTTTTTAATAATTATATTTATTGCTTTTCTTTCAAGAACTTCATCTTCAGCAATCATTAATTTATACACTTTTTATCCCCCAAGACTATTTTATATAAGGAACTCTAATTTGAACCTTGGTACCTTTTCCAACTGTGCTTTCAATTCTCAAGCCGTATTCATTGCCAAAATAATATTTAATTCTGCCATCAACATTATGTATGCCAAGGCCTATTTTATTATATTCTTGACTGCTGTTTAATAATGAAATTAATTTTTCTTCAGGTATTCCAAGGCCATTATCACAAATTTCTAATAATATATATTTTTTAAACATTAGTTTTCCAGAAATTATCAACTTTCCTCCTTCTTTTTTTTCTTCGAGTCCATGTATTATTGCATTTTCAACAATTGGTTGAAGAGTCATAACAGGAATTTTAGAATCTAAAATTTCAGGGTCAATGTTTATTTCGTAGCTTATCCTATTACCATAACGTATAGCTTGAATATTAATATATTTTCTTATATTATTTATTTCAGTTTCTATTTCAACCATATTACCAGAATTTTTAAGATTATATCTTAATAAATCGGAAAGATTATAAATTAAATCCTCAGTCTTTGGAGCACCTTCAATAAGAGCCATTCTTGCAATTGTGTTTAGTGTATTGAAAAGAAAGTGTGGATTGATTTGAGATTGTAATGATTTAATTTGAGTATCCCTTAATAGGTTTTCGAGGCGTATTTTTTCTTTTGTTTCTTTAAGGAGTTTGCTTTGAGTGATGTTTACCATACCAATTTTTGCTATATAATTTGCAAATATATATAAAAAATCTGAAGCATCTCTTAATTTGTCATAAGATACGATAGGAGCTTTCTTAAACTCCCTTCTTAAATCCTCTTCAGGAATTTCAATCTCTTGTGATAATTTTTTAAAATCTACAATGTTATCGTTTTTTTGCTCTTCTAATATAACTTGTCCACAAAGCATTCCGCCAATATAAGTATCATCAACGATTATTGGGGCAGCAACATCTGTAAGACCAGCGTGGCATCTGTAGATTACCGGACTTTTTGCATTCATTGACTGAAAACATCCATTAGCATCGCAAAGGGAACACCTTTGATAACCTTTTTTACTTTTTCTAATAAGGTTACAGTATCCAATGAAGTTGCTTGCTTTATCGATTGGAGAGCCATTACTATTTACAGTAATCGCTGCAAGTCCAAGCATCTTGGCAAACTTATCCTGAATGTTTTGAAGAAAATTAATATCAATTATTTCACTGATTTTATATTTTAGTTCCTCATTCATATCAATCACCTATCAAATATAAATTTACTATAAGTACAGTTTAAAAACAATTAATAGGTAAAATAATTACAATTTTTAGTAAGAAAAATATAAGTCAATTGGTAAATTATATACAAAAATAAAGCAAAAAATTTATAAAATTCTAACTATTTCCATAATATTATTATAGTGTAAATTCAAACAAATTTAAAGATGGAGGGATATAATAATGGGTCAAGAAGCATTGGGTATGATTGAAACAAAAGGCCTTGTTGCTGCAATTGAGGCCGCAGATTCGATGGTAAAGGCAGCAAATGTTACTTTAATCGGGTACGAAAAGATAGGATCAGGACTTGTTACTGTTATGGTAAGAGGGGATGTTGGAGCTGTTAAAGCAGCCACAGATGCAGGAGCAGCGTCAGCAAGAAGAGTTGGAGAAGTTATTTCAATCCATGTAATTCCAAGACCACATAATGATGTTGAAAAGATTCTTCCAAAGATGGAAGAAAAATAGTTGGTGAGGGGTAGCCTATGGATAATCAAATTATTGAGATGGTTTTAGAGGAAGTAAAAAAAAGACTTAATGGACAAACTCTAAATCAAAACCAGGTAATTGAAAAGAAAGAAGAAATTAAAAGGGAGGGTGAAACTGTGAATGTATCTGGAATTACTGAATTTGTAGGAACTGCTATAGGTGATACTGTAGGTCTTGTAATTGCAAATGTTGATAAAGGATTACATGAAAAAATGGGAATAGATAAAAAATATCGCTCAATAGGAATAATTGGTGCAAGAACAGGTGCAGGTCCTCAGATTATGGCAGTGGATGAAGCAGTAAAGGCTACGAATAGCGAAGTTGTATCAATTGAACTTCCAAGGGATACTAAAGGTGGAGCAGGTCATGGCTCATTTATTGTAATTGCTTCAGAGGATGTATCAGATGCAAGAAGAGCTGTTGAGGTTACTCTTAAGGAACTTGATAGAACTTTTGGAGATGTTTATGGCTGTGATGCAGGACATCTTGAATTACAATATACTGCAAGGGCTAGTTATGCTATAAATAAGGCTTTTGGTGCTCCTATTGGAAAGGCATTTGGGTTAATTGTTGGAGCACCAGCTGCAATTGGGCTTTTAATGGCAGATGTTGCATTGAAAACTGCAAGCGTTGAAGTTGTTTCTTATGGTTCACCAGCAGGAGGGACATCCCATTCAAATGAAGTTGTACTAAGCATTACAGGAGATTCTGGTGCTGTAAGACAAGCTATAATATCAGCAAGGGAAGTTGGGATTAAGATTTTAAGGGCCATGGGCCAAAATCCAGAATCATCAACAAAACCTTATATATAAAAAATGATGGGTGGTTGATAATATGAAAAGATCTAAAAGATTTGAAATTTTAGCAAATAGAGAAGTAAATAAGGATGGTTTTGTAAAGGATTGGCCTGAAGTAGGTCTTATTGCTATTGGAAGCCCAAATGATCCAAAACCAAGTATAAAAATAGTAAATGGAAAAGTAGTAGAAATGGATGGAAAAAAGAGAGAAGATTTTGATTTTATAGATTTATTTATTGCTGATCATTCTATAAATATTGAAAATGCTGAAAAATACATGTCAATGGATTCAATAGAAATTGCAAGAATGTTGGTTGATATAAATGTTCCAAGAGAAGAAATTGTGAAAATTACAACTTCAATAACTCCAGCAAAGATAGTAGAGGTTGTAGATAAGTTAAATGTTGTAGAGATGATGATGGCTCTTCAAAAGATGAGAGCAAGAAAGATACCTTCAAATCAATGCCATGTAACAAATGTAAAGGATAATCCTGTTCTTATTGCAGCAGATGCTGCTGAAGCTGCACTAAGAGGTTTTGATGAAATGGAAACAACAGTTGGCATAGTAAGATATGCACCTTTTAATGCCTTGTCATTACTTATTGGTTCCCAGACAGGAAGAGGAGGAGTTCTAACCCAGTGTGCCCTTGAGGAAGCTACGGAGCTAAGGCTTGGTATGATGGGATATACTTCTTATGCTGAAACTATTTCTGTATATGGTACTGAACAGGTTTTTGTTGATGGAGATGATACCCCATGGTCTAAAGCCTTTTTAGCATCAGCTTATGCTTCAAGAGGATTGAAAATGAGATTTACATCAGGAACTGGTTCAGAAGTACAGATGGGATATGCAGAAGGCAAGTCAATGCTCTATCTTGAAGCAAGATGTATTATGATTACAAAAGGTGCTGGAGTTCAAGGACTTCAAAATGGTTCAATAAGCTGTATTGGAGTTCCAGGAGCAGTATCAGAAGGAATAAGGGCAGTTCTTGCTGAGAACTTAATTACAACTATGCTTGATCTTGAAGTTGCATCTGGAAATGATCAAACCTTTACTCATTCACCTATAAGAAAAACTGCAAGAACTATGATGCAGTTCCTCCCAGGAACAGATTTTATATTCTCAGGCTATAGTGCAGTTCCAAACTATGACAATATGTTTGCAGGCTCTAATTTTGATTGTGATGATTATGATGACTATCTTGTACTTCAAAGGGATTTAAGGGTTAATGGGGGAT encodes:
- a CDS encoding glycerate kinase type-2 family protein produces the protein MSTIREDAFRIIDESIKAVLPEEAVIKALENKVFEGNVVVIAIGKAAWNMAKATKDTLKDKVTKGIVITKYNHSKGPIEGFEIIEAGHPIPDKNSVLGASRAIELVSNLTEKDNVIFLISGGGSALFEKPADGVELEDIIDITDQLLSCGADIVEINTIRKHLSAVKGGRFALLCNKAKIYAIVLSDVIGNRLDSIASGPAYPDSSTSQEAISIIEKYGLKVSEHLIDVLKLETPKKIDNCETVVTGSVDALCEAASKVAEKLGYKVVFLTSTLECEAKEAGRFISAIAREIKKGTSSIKPPCAIIAGGETVVRITGNGKGGRNQELALSAALGIEGLENVVIFSVGSDGTDGPTDAAGGIVDGQTANRIRKTKIEPVVYLDNNDSYNALKSSGDLIITGSTGTNVNDLIVLLIK
- the garR gene encoding 2-hydroxy-3-oxopropionate reductase — protein: MKIGFIGLGIMGKPMAKNLIKAGYELVVLDLNKAAVDELTALGAQAGKSNVDIANQCDVIITMLPNSPHVKAVVFGEGGIIEGVKPGKILIDMSSIAPLASREIYEALAQKGVEMLDAPVSGGEPKAIDGTLSVMVGGKKEIFDKCYDIMKAMASSVVYIGEIGAGNIAKLCNQIVVAINIAAVSEALILAKKAGVSPDLVYQAIRGGLAGSTVMDAKAPMMMDRNFKPGFRIDLHIKDLNNVLETSHSVGAPLPLTAQLMEIMQAIKLDGCGVEDHASIVKFYEKLANAEVTR
- a CDS encoding CidA/LrgA family protein, with amino-acid sequence MRYLRQFVIILFIAFIGEILNKIFNIPIPGNILGMVLLLFALIFGVIKLDYVDEVSKFLLEN
- a CDS encoding response regulator transcription factor, with product MYKLMIAEDEVLERKAINIIIKKYFDNIDIIEEAQNGIEAVEIARRIKPDIIIMDIRMPEKNGIEAQKTILKFNHNVKTIILTAYDEFQFAQAAIKLNVIDFLLKPAKPSEIVEAINKAITSIQFNENISSLEINAMNKSLIQEAIDYIHKNYSKNINLESVASFVHLNPQYFSRYFKANVGMTFIEYLSKLRIKKAKELLELTDKSISEISFEVGYIDPGYFSKVFSKFEGVTPNKFKIDHRKSILKA
- a CDS encoding sensor histidine kinase gives rise to the protein MNEELKYKISEIIDINFLQNIQDKFAKMLGLAAITVNSNGSPIDKASNFIGYCNLIRKSKKGYQRCSLCDANGCFQSMNAKSPVIYRCHAGLTDVAAPIIVDDTYIGGMLCGQVILEEQKNDNIVDFKKLSQEIEIPEEDLRREFKKAPIVSYDKLRDASDFLYIFANYIAKIGMVNITQSKLLKETKEKIRLENLLRDTQIKSLQSQINPHFLFNTLNTIARMALIEGAPKTEDLIYNLSDLLRYNLKNSGNMVEIETEINNIRKYINIQAIRYGNRISYEINIDPEILDSKIPVMTLQPIVENAIIHGLEEKKEGGKLIISGKLMFKKYILLEICDNGLGIPEEKLISLLNSSQEYNKIGLGIHNVDGRIKYYFGNEYGLRIESTVGKGTKVQIRVPYIK
- the eutM gene encoding ethanolamine utilization microcompartment protein EutM, encoding MGQEALGMIETKGLVAAIEAADSMVKAANVTLIGYEKIGSGLVTVMVRGDVGAVKAATDAGAASARRVGEVISIHVIPRPHNDVEKILPKMEEK
- the pduB gene encoding propanediol utilization microcompartment protein PduB produces the protein MDNQIIEMVLEEVKKRLNGQTLNQNQVIEKKEEIKREGETVNVSGITEFVGTAIGDTVGLVIANVDKGLHEKMGIDKKYRSIGIIGARTGAGPQIMAVDEAVKATNSEVVSIELPRDTKGGAGHGSFIVIASEDVSDARRAVEVTLKELDRTFGDVYGCDAGHLELQYTARASYAINKAFGAPIGKAFGLIVGAPAAIGLLMADVALKTASVEVVSYGSPAGGTSHSNEVVLSITGDSGAVRQAIISAREVGIKILRAMGQNPESSTKPYI
- a CDS encoding propanediol/glycerol family dehydratase large subunit, with the translated sequence MKRSKRFEILANREVNKDGFVKDWPEVGLIAIGSPNDPKPSIKIVNGKVVEMDGKKREDFDFIDLFIADHSINIENAEKYMSMDSIEIARMLVDINVPREEIVKITTSITPAKIVEVVDKLNVVEMMMALQKMRARKIPSNQCHVTNVKDNPVLIAADAAEAALRGFDEMETTVGIVRYAPFNALSLLIGSQTGRGGVLTQCALEEATELRLGMMGYTSYAETISVYGTEQVFVDGDDTPWSKAFLASAYASRGLKMRFTSGTGSEVQMGYAEGKSMLYLEARCIMITKGAGVQGLQNGSISCIGVPGAVSEGIRAVLAENLITTMLDLEVASGNDQTFTHSPIRKTARTMMQFLPGTDFIFSGYSAVPNYDNMFAGSNFDCDDYDDYLVLQRDLRVNGGLRPVKEEEVIAVRNRAAKALQAVFKELGLPQITDEEVEAATYAHGSKDVPNRAVVEDLKAAQDLIKRGITGLDIVKALYKGGYEDIAERVLNMLKQRVAGDYLHTSSIFDKNFNVITAVNNPNDYKGPGTGYRLEGERWEEIKNINNALDPDKI